CACTTCAATAAAGACCAGCTTGGAAAATCTCAGAAGCGGTTAAACTTAACTCTGGAAAAGTGAATGATTCAATGCGTTGATTTTCTCGAAATTGACTGACTTGATACTCGCCTTCAACAAGCTGGTAAATAGAAACCGTCGGTTGTTTAGGATTCCCGATAAATCTTCTTCTTCCTAATCCTAAATAATCGACAATCCAATATTCAGCAATACCTAAAATTTCATATTCTTCTAATTTCAAAGCATAATCATCACTCCAATTATTTGAAACTACTTCAATAATCAAAGGAACAGAACTTCCTTGAGTAATAATTGATTCTTTTTCCCATCGGGGATTCTCTGCAACTCGTCGTCCATCGATGACAATCACATCAGGTTCATATCCAGACTCATCACGCGCCGATTTAATCACGCTTTCTTTAGGGATAAAATAAGGAAGTTTTAATCGTCTAATTTCCAAGTTCAATTCAGCAATCAGAAAACCAGCTACCCGCGAATGTGTGCCTGTGGGTTTAGGCATTTCGACAATTTCTCCGTTATGTAATTCATAGTGACATCCCGACCCTTCTGGATACCAAGCAATAAATTCATCAAACGTTACAGTTTTAGGTATAGCTTGAATCATAATCTTTGTTTAGGGTTATTTGAGATAAAATCAAACCTAGATTCTATTCTAATGTTCCTCAACTCTATCTAAATCGCACTCCGCACTCCGCACTCTATAATCCCTATGAACACCCTCCCGTCTCATTCTGCTGTTGAAATTGTTCCAGTTGCTGTTGTTGGGACATTAGCTGAACGCAATGTGATGGAGGATTTGTTAGCTACGAAGCGTTCGGAGAATACTCGGAAAGCTTATAATCGGGATTTGAAGGATTTCTTTTGGACTATTGCTCATCAAGAACCAACCGCCCAGTTAGTGATTGAGTTTTTACAGCTATCAAAGGAACAAGCCTTAAGTTTGGTATTAGGTTATAAGCAGCAATTGTTATCCAAAAAATTATCAGAAGCCACAATAAATCGACGTTTAGCCGCGATTAAAGCGTTAGTAGCATTCGCTTATCGGATTGGACAATGTAGTTGGACGCTAGCCGAATTAAAGGGAGAGAAGGTCAAGACTTATCGGGATACGACGGGAATTCCCCCGGTGGCGTTTAAGAGGATGTTGCAAATTCCCAATCGTCGTACAGTTAAGGGAAAGCGGGATTATGCTTTGTTACGGTTGCTGTGGGATAATGTCTTGCGGCGGGAAGAGGTATGTCAAGCTA
The sequence above is a segment of the Planktothrix tepida PCC 9214 genome. Coding sequences within it:
- a CDS encoding tyrosine-type recombinase/integrase, whose amino-acid sequence is MNTLPSHSAVEIVPVAVVGTLAERNVMEDLLATKRSENTRKAYNRDLKDFFWTIAHQEPTAQLVIEFLQLSKEQALSLVLGYKQQLLSKKLSEATINRRLAAIKALVAFAYRIGQCSWTLAELKGEKVKTYRDTTGIPPVAFKRMLQIPNRRTVKGKRDYALLRLLWDNVLRREEVCQANLEDLDLEGKTLKILGKGKGTQKETVTLSKPTVEALQDWLVARRELKRSKPLFIALDRASYGHRLTGTGVYKIVSQIAREAGINKPLSPHRIRHSGITAALEATNGDVRKVQKLSRHSDLNTLMIYDDNRKNQQGEVTDLLADLV
- a CDS encoding Uma2 family endonuclease — its product is MIQAIPKTVTFDEFIAWYPEGSGCHYELHNGEIVEMPKPTGTHSRVAGFLIAELNLEIRRLKLPYFIPKESVIKSARDESGYEPDVIVIDGRRVAENPRWEKESIITQGSSVPLIIEVVSNNWSDDYALKLEEYEILGIAEYWIVDYLGLGRRRFIGNPKQPTVSIYQLVEGEYQVSQFRENQRIESFTFPELSLTASEIFQAGLY